GGTGGTGAGCTGGATGTCGTGTAATGAGGATACGTTTCCGGCCGTACCGGATGGGCCTGTGCTGGACGATGTGCCTGGGGAGGAGCAGCAGCGAAAGTGTACTGTTACTGAGGGTGGTTCTACCTTGGGGATGCCGGAATCGAACGATGGACCTACGGGCTATGGTGTTAGCTTTGAGAGTGTGCCGAGAGCGAGATCGGAACAGCCGGAGGAGATCGGTAGTAGTGTTCAGTCGAACTATGACGATGATTCGATCGTAAGTGGAAGTGCCAAACAGAAGTCAGGTTAGTCAGAGCTTTTGGCCAATTTGTGTGCGTTCTAATTAATCGAGGTTTCCGCTATTTCTCGCGGTACAGATTTCCAAGCACTCAAAAATGAAGTGGAGTACAGATTGAGCAACATATTGGACTGCACCGATTCGCAGGTCAGCTCCGGCTGTGAGGGTGAACCGTCGGACCAACCGGCCAAAGGCAAGGTAAAGGACCTTTTCTCTTACCTCGATCAGGTCGAGCTGAAGTGTGAGAAGAGTGCATTCAAAGGAGCTGCCGGTTCTGCGGGTGTGCTACCCTCAGAGTCGGACCGCTCCGAGCTGGATTTTGCTGCCGAACCGGACTATATTGAAGCCATACCGAAGTGAGCGTACCTCTGCCAGAAAAAAGTTCATTTATATCTAACAAAACCTTTGCTCTTTCTTCTACGCACTAAACAGAATGAACGACCTGTTGGAGCTTCCACCCCACCAGCTGGCCCGGCGAGTGATCAAACTGTCGCTGCGCGCCAACGAACTAAGCAACGCGATGCAGCTGTCCAAAAACCACATCGCCACGGTGCGGGCGGACAAGGCGAAAGCAATCCGCACGGAAAAGTGTGCCCTGCAGGGGAAGCTGAAGGAGCAGAAAAAGCACTACGAAGACATCATCGGCCGGCATCAGGAGTTTATCGATCAGCTGATCAAGGATAAGTCGGGGCTGTGCGACAAGGTGACGCAGTTAACCCGGCGGCTCGACTCGCAAAACCAAAGCTGGGAGCATCGGCTCAAGACGGAGCTGGAGCGTGCCCGCGACACGGCCCTGGCCGCCGAGAAGATTCGCCGCGAGAAGTGGGTGCGggaaaacacgaaaaagaTCAAAGAGCTTACCGTGAAGGGGCTAGAGCTGGAGATAAACAAGATGACGGCAACTCACCAGAAAGAAATTGGTGAGCTAAAGCGCCAGCACAAGGACGAGATGATGTGTGCGCTTGAGGAGCTGAAGCTACAGTACGAACAGAAGGAGGCCGACGTACGGCAAGGGCTGGTGAAGGAGCGGGAATCTACGCTGGAGCGCGAACGGCAAGCGTTACTAGAACGGTTCGATCGGCAGGTAACCGAGGAGCGCAACATCTtcgagcagcagcgacagcaccTGCTCAGCGAGTTCGATCTGGAAAAAGAACGGCTGCAGAAGGAGGCAGCCCGCAAGGCGCAGTACGCCGAATCGCAGCTGGAGGATCTAAAGCGCGAAAATACGAAAAATCTCGACTTTGCCCAGAAAGAGTACGTGCAGATGCTGAAGCAAAGGGAGGCGAAGCATCAGGACGAGCTAGAGAAGCTGCAGAAGCAGTACGAGTCCGACTTTGCCATCTGGAAGCGGGAGCACGAGCGGAAGTCGAAGGTGGAGCTGGAGCAGCGGGAAAACGAGATCCGGTCGCAATGCCGCACGGAACGGGATCAGCAAATCGATCGCATCGTGGCGAAGGTCGATGCGGAAACGCAAAAATATCAACAGGAATTTGATGCCAAAATGAGGTAATGATGATCGTCTGAAGATGAGAGATAACGTATATTTTAAGCATATTTTGACttttaatttctgtttgatgttttagTCGCCTAAAAGAAAAGCATGAAGTGGAGCAGAAGGAAGCGGAAGCATCCGAAGCACTGATGAAGCAAAAGTATCAGGATGCGCGCGTTAAGCTGGCTGAGGCGGAGGCAACACTACAGAACATGAAGGCGACGGCCAAGCAGACCGAAATACAGCTCAACCACGCCAAGAAGCTGTGCGATGATTTGCTGCAGGAGAAGGAAACGATGCGCGATGAGGCACGCCGGGAGGTGCAGAAGGATATGGCGAACATGCAGCGCGAGCGGGAACGGGAGATAGAACGGATCTATTTCAGGTATGTGCTTTAGGGGAAAACTCTGCTGAAAAATCATGCTCATGACTCCTAATGATTTAACAAAAACTCCTCTATCCAAATCCGTGTTCTAGAGTACAACAGGCAATTGAAAAGAAGGACAACACTATAGCGGCCCTTCAGAAGGAGATTGCCGGGCTGAAGGAACGTTGCTTGAAGCAGGACGCGATCATACGACAGCAGCGTATGGATTATTGTACAAAATAGGATACATCCGACAAAAACTGAGTAGATCCCATCGCATTTAGTAGGGCTTGGTGTACGTTTACGATTtggaatatttatttattgtataTGTAATAACATTAGACGAAACATTGTGTACAGTTTACCTTAACAACACTATTGGAAAATTCCTCTTTTTCCGTCCTGTGTCTAACCTACAAGTCTCAGGGTTGTCAATTGTCTCTAAAAATCTCTTCAAAAATCTACGAATTTTTCGCATTCACTATCTTCATCTCGCTAATGTCAATCTTAATGTCCTTCAGGTTCGCTAGGAACGGATCGGTCGGGGCCGTACTCGAGCTGGTTTTCgttaccaccaccacatcCGGATGGTTGTTCGGTGCGTTCGCAAGATCCTTCGCAAAGGAAACGTACGCTTGTTGCGATGGACCGGTCACTACGGTTTGGTTACCCTCATCTGCCTGCTGTTCCATCTTCTCTAAGTCTGTCAGAATGCGAAAGACCGGCTTGGCGGAATCGGTTTTCGAATCTGCCACGTCCACATCGAACCCTTGCCGTGAGTTGGATCGTTTGATCGTAAAGTTGGGTCGTCCGTGTGTGAGCAACAGTTTGCGTGCTGTTCCGCTGGAAACTGAACTATtgccactactactactactgtcaGCCCACCGATTCAATGGACTTTTCGGTGGCTCTTTGTTAGCCTTCTCAAACAACGGAGTACGCTCCACTTTGGCGGGTGATGGTGAAGAAAGAGGCGCCGTGTTGTTGGCGCTGGGCACCTTCGGTGGTGGTGatacggcagcagcagcagtcagtACGGGGGCCGGTTCGACCAACGTTACAGGCAGCTTGTTGACGGGTTTGGCCGTCTCCAGAATGTCCGTGTGACTGACGACACTGCCCGCCTTGGTAAGGGTTCGAATCTGTGACGGCCGTATCGAAGCGGCAC
This genomic interval from Anopheles merus strain MAF chromosome 3L, AmerM5.1, whole genome shotgun sequence contains the following:
- the LOC121599280 gene encoding centrosomal protein of 131 kDa, whose product is MELSLYGSQISLATREKTTTNQYRERPGSALQHPTRPCSAAGPHPRRPLSADSTQYHYRKRPSSSGSTVDIPHQATSPFHQRSTSSSSLLLKSLLAEPIPRYWESRTLARSVPPTSTRGSSCSSAERIRQHKRSQTQAIESSTRPVVNTRPRKRTGSGTATKRSKQKTNVDRRRRRRDSTEEEDPDRDEADSTMDEMDDTQESNNEAELEGIWRGKGTGGSTREEKKRSPPLPMVALPLNRKAIEISSCGGAKKNNTSPEKSSQSRKIDLPGRVSFSSNEPYEIDYSDFEENEFATSTKEAKSKQPSKTKDTNSKKPFSSSSAMYDERLFQEDSLMEEVSVRFGSVKFEEDLTASSGYETKCDDTAKSILESRRATLGTGSSPSPVCDVRESNKIIEEYKKEIADLNRRHDMELRISVGDVSVPSKPYDPKCFTPSDTPEDLFVNSVSTKAIESTTEDTDAELDRPPACRGALLEKNIINEYYECINEIITEQSPARRPPNRLSLPGLGGSMDEKEDTIQHNLNNECTKSAPKDKQFASGVVLPSGKAKSSNTEKNRLDSSSNPVIKNYFKVKEQNIVSASASSLASGSGSSSTTGSKSGHSKNSLSLKKGGKEKPKSADAHKSILRNAKKQNNSVGTGSNGGSAGSGKFSAGLCREESNISEFHMDKVVSWMSCNEDTFPAVPDGPVLDDVPGEEQQRKCTVTEGGSTLGMPESNDGPTGYGVSFESVPRARSEQPEEIGSSVQSNYDDDSIVSGSAKQKSDFQALKNEVEYRLSNILDCTDSQVSSGCEGEPSDQPAKGKVKDLFSYLDQVELKCEKSAFKGAAGSAGVLPSESDRSELDFAAEPDYIEAIPKMNDLLELPPHQLARRVIKLSLRANELSNAMQLSKNHIATVRADKAKAIRTEKCALQGKLKEQKKHYEDIIGRHQEFIDQLIKDKSGLCDKVTQLTRRLDSQNQSWEHRLKTELERARDTALAAEKIRREKWVRENTKKIKELTVKGLELEINKMTATHQKEIGELKRQHKDEMMCALEELKLQYEQKEADVRQGLVKERESTLERERQALLERFDRQVTEERNIFEQQRQHLLSEFDLEKERLQKEAARKAQYAESQLEDLKRENTKNLDFAQKEYVQMLKQREAKHQDELEKLQKQYESDFAIWKREHERKSKVELEQRENEIRSQCRTERDQQIDRIVAKVDAETQKYQQEFDAKMSRLKEKHEVEQKEAEASEALMKQKYQDARVKLAEAEATLQNMKATAKQTEIQLNHAKKLCDDLLQEKETMRDEARREVQKDMANMQREREREIERIYFRVQQAIEKKDNTIAALQKEIAGLKERCLKQDAIIRQQRMDYCTK